In Nitrospiria bacterium, one DNA window encodes the following:
- a CDS encoding radical SAM protein has product MSSVRSVLYIWLPCKKVYPVGLTYLAHHVHQHHPEVQQKILDLSLIPKRKRRENLLKTVGDFNPDLILFSWRDIQVFAPHEGDASLKYAFNFYYSQNPIKRIGASLKGLQFLLSYYKGIRENLSYPWQIHRHFPEKKMMIGGGAFGVFAEQLIQRLPEGTIGILGEGEGAVLKMVEGKDLSDERYILRRGKEVIKGDRQNYFPVEGMVLNLPYLSSIFPEYPAYQNDNIGIQTKRGCPYDCQFCEYPYLEGRQVRYRPPVDVIADLRQHYELWGNRRFWFTDAQFITGREAYPQCTEMLERIIREGFDIEWSGYVRTSMITRDLAKLMVRSGVGDLEVSITSGSQKVINELHMGFSVEKLYEGCRYLKEAGFTGKLILNYSLNSPGDSEEGLLQSVGSYRKIAGIMGEERVFPTLFFLGVQPHTGFEQRLIDEGYLYQGYNPLSLNPLAIKKMLYNPQPLSKIIAKACLKAWDEKETSLKKSGIHSDGSHYADENLYQSVMKDSGREALLQIENIIKGK; this is encoded by the coding sequence ATGTCTTCGGTTCGATCGGTTCTTTATATCTGGTTGCCATGTAAAAAGGTTTATCCTGTTGGCCTAACCTATCTGGCCCACCATGTCCATCAGCATCATCCAGAGGTTCAACAAAAAATTCTGGACCTCTCCCTGATTCCCAAAAGGAAACGACGGGAAAATCTATTAAAAACCGTTGGGGATTTTAATCCCGATTTAATCCTTTTTTCATGGCGTGATATTCAGGTGTTTGCTCCTCACGAGGGAGATGCCTCGCTCAAATATGCGTTTAATTTTTATTACTCTCAAAATCCGATCAAGCGTATTGGCGCTTCTTTAAAAGGGCTTCAGTTCCTTTTATCTTATTACAAGGGGATCCGCGAGAATCTTTCTTATCCCTGGCAGATACACCGGCATTTCCCAGAAAAAAAAATGATGATCGGGGGAGGGGCCTTTGGGGTTTTTGCCGAACAATTGATTCAACGATTACCGGAAGGAACCATCGGCATTTTAGGAGAAGGGGAAGGGGCGGTTCTGAAAATGGTGGAGGGCAAAGACCTATCCGATGAACGGTATATTCTCCGTCGCGGGAAAGAGGTCATCAAAGGGGACCGCCAAAACTATTTTCCTGTTGAGGGAATGGTCCTCAATTTACCCTACCTCTCCAGCATTTTCCCGGAATACCCGGCTTATCAGAATGATAATATCGGGATTCAAACCAAGCGGGGGTGCCCCTACGATTGTCAATTCTGTGAATATCCTTATTTAGAAGGGAGGCAGGTTCGATACCGTCCCCCGGTAGATGTGATTGCGGATCTCAGGCAACATTATGAGCTGTGGGGAAACCGGCGGTTTTGGTTTACGGATGCACAATTTATAACCGGACGGGAGGCCTATCCCCAATGCACCGAAATGCTCGAGCGGATTATTAGAGAAGGGTTTGATATTGAGTGGAGCGGATATGTACGGACCAGTATGATTACACGGGATTTGGCAAAATTGATGGTCCGTTCCGGTGTGGGGGATCTGGAGGTATCCATTACTTCGGGATCCCAAAAAGTCATTAATGAACTGCATATGGGATTTAGTGTTGAAAAGCTTTACGAGGGCTGCCGTTACCTAAAAGAGGCTGGGTTTACCGGGAAACTGATCTTGAACTATTCCCTGAATTCTCCCGGTGATTCTGAGGAGGGCCTTCTTCAAAGCGTTGGGTCTTATCGTAAAATTGCGGGAATCATGGGGGAGGAGAGGGTCTTTCCAACCCTCTTTTTCTTAGGCGTTCAGCCCCACACGGGCTTTGAACAGCGTTTAATTGATGAAGGGTATCTCTACCAGGGTTATAACCCTCTCTCATTAAACCCACTTGCCATTAAGAAAATGCTCTACAACCCTCAACCATTGAGTAAAATCATCGCTAAAGCCTGCCTTAAGGCGTGGGATGAAAAAGAGACCTCACTGAAAAAAAGCGGGATTCACTCCGATGGGTCCCATTACGCCGATGAGAATTTGTATCAAAGTGTGATGAAGGATTCCGGCCGGGAAGCGCTTCTTCAGATCGAAAATATTATTAAAGGAAAATAG
- the ubiE gene encoding bifunctional demethylmenaquinone methyltransferase/2-methoxy-6-polyprenyl-1,4-benzoquinol methylase UbiE — MKDFQPPAHTKEQTVQRMFSSIAPSYDLNNTLLSFGLHHYWKRLAVRKAGIQEGDRVLDLCSGTADIALRLGVEAGEKGKITALDLNREMLSCGKKKINQQGLSHRIRLVEGNAESLCFPNDVFAAATVGFGIRNVVDIPQAFREIFRVLRPGGKLVCLEFSRPVNGMLRGLYHLYSFTILPKIGERVSKDQTGVYNYLPDSIRHFPDQEALKAMIQQIGFTDVAYTNLSGGIVAIHQGVKP; from the coding sequence GTGAAAGATTTCCAACCGCCTGCCCACACTAAAGAGCAAACCGTGCAGCGGATGTTTTCCTCCATTGCCCCCTCCTATGATTTGAATAATACTCTATTGAGTTTTGGGCTCCATCACTACTGGAAGCGGTTAGCGGTTCGGAAAGCGGGAATCCAGGAAGGGGATCGCGTTCTGGATCTCTGTTCTGGGACGGCGGATATTGCCTTACGGCTGGGGGTTGAGGCAGGAGAAAAAGGGAAGATCACAGCGCTGGATTTAAACCGGGAAATGCTCTCCTGCGGGAAGAAAAAAATTAACCAGCAAGGCCTATCCCACCGGATTAGGCTGGTGGAGGGAAATGCGGAATCCCTTTGTTTTCCAAACGATGTATTCGCAGCGGCCACCGTTGGATTTGGTATCCGAAATGTGGTGGACATACCACAGGCTTTTAGGGAGATTTTTCGGGTTCTTCGACCCGGTGGGAAATTGGTCTGTTTGGAATTTTCTCGGCCTGTGAATGGGATGCTCCGGGGCCTGTATCACCTGTATTCCTTTACGATATTGCCCAAGATCGGAGAGAGGGTTTCAAAAGATCAGACCGGGGTTTACAATTATTTACCGGATTCCATCCGCCATTTTCCGGATCAAGAGGCGTTGAAAGCCATGATCCAGCAGATCGGTTTTACCGATGTTGCATATACCAACTTGTCGGGGGGGATCGTGGCCATTCATCAGGGTGTGAAACCCTAG
- the larB gene encoding nickel pincer cofactor biosynthesis protein LarB, whose protein sequence is MTPKRLKSLLQRYKQGKIDSNEVLSQLKDLPYESLGFASVDHHRSLRQGFPEVIYCPGKSIQHITEIAQTLVKHQTPLLATRAEEGVFHAIQRFIPKAKYHPEARAVTVSFGPKRKRKGKSGILIITAGTSDLFVAEEAKVTLEFLGYSVETLYDVGVAGIHRLLDRKKLLFKARVIIVVAGMDGVLPSVIGGMVRIPLIAVPTSTGYGTGLGGFSALLTMLNSCANGIAVMNIDNGFGAACLAQRILLVSK, encoded by the coding sequence ATGACCCCCAAACGTTTAAAAAGTCTACTTCAGCGTTATAAACAAGGAAAAATCGATTCGAATGAGGTCTTGTCTCAACTCAAAGACTTGCCTTACGAGAGCCTAGGGTTTGCTTCGGTGGATCATCATCGCTCCCTCCGTCAGGGTTTTCCCGAGGTGATTTACTGTCCGGGGAAAAGTATTCAACATATTACCGAGATCGCCCAAACCCTGGTGAAACACCAAACCCCCCTTTTGGCCACACGAGCAGAGGAGGGGGTGTTTCACGCCATTCAACGGTTCATCCCAAAAGCAAAATATCATCCAGAGGCACGGGCGGTGACCGTTTCCTTCGGCCCAAAAAGAAAACGGAAAGGAAAATCAGGAATTCTCATTATTACCGCGGGGACTTCCGATCTTTTTGTTGCGGAGGAGGCGAAGGTTACGTTAGAATTTTTGGGCTATTCTGTTGAAACCCTGTATGATGTGGGGGTGGCTGGTATTCATCGTCTTTTGGATCGAAAGAAACTTCTATTCAAGGCCCGGGTCATCATCGTGGTGGCGGGAATGGATGGGGTACTCCCCAGCGTGATTGGGGGGATGGTTCGCATTCCCTTAATTGCCGTTCCCACCAGTACGGGATACGGAACCGGTCTGGGAGGGTTTTCCGCCCTGTTAACCATGCTGAACTCCTGTGCCAATGGGATCGCCGTCATGAACATTGATAATGGATTTGGGGCGGCGTGTTTGGCTCAACGGATTCTTTTGGTTTCAAAGTGA
- a CDS encoding Na/Pi cotransporter family protein — MNGIQPMIFGLLGGIALLLYGLHLTGKGLQDVAGGRLRQILGTVTRNRFLGVGIGAAITGILQSSSATTVMLVGFTSAGLITLRQTIAIILGADIGTTLTVQLIAFQVFDYSLLMIALGFALFFLGKQRKLRSSGLTILGFGFIFLALKTLSDSMIPLRESDLARDLLFQLSESPIWGVILAAILTAIMHSSAAVIGIALAFASQGLMPLSSAIPIILGANVGTCAMALVASMGGNTEAKRVAVAHTLFKVLGVLVVFPFMGLFEQGVVSISASVPRQIANAHTLFNIGITALFLPFATPLALLVTRMVPEQPDLNRKLRPKYLDPHVLDSPSIALGLATREALRMADVVQEMMKDTVKVFQENNQDLLEDIEKRDDWVDLLDREIKLYLTKLSSKSLSEDQSEREVALLALISDLENIGDIIDKNLMDIGKKKIYQGLKFSEQGLKEIVEFHGMVSRNFELALSAFASQDMELAQRVIQEKVSINHHERGLRQAHIERLHQGLRESIETSALHLDILTNLKRINHHVTSLAYPIVESV; from the coding sequence TTGAACGGGATTCAACCGATGATTTTTGGTCTTTTGGGAGGAATTGCCTTACTCCTTTACGGGTTGCACCTTACCGGCAAAGGCCTCCAAGATGTGGCGGGAGGTCGTCTTCGACAAATCCTGGGTACCGTGACACGAAACCGTTTTCTCGGTGTGGGCATCGGAGCTGCCATTACCGGAATTCTTCAAAGCAGTAGTGCAACCACGGTCATGTTGGTGGGGTTTACCAGTGCGGGACTCATCACCCTTAGGCAAACCATTGCCATTATTCTCGGGGCTGATATCGGAACCACATTAACCGTTCAGCTCATCGCCTTTCAGGTTTTCGATTATTCCCTACTCATGATTGCATTGGGTTTCGCCCTCTTTTTCCTAGGGAAACAGCGAAAGTTGCGCTCATCGGGTCTTACCATTTTGGGTTTTGGATTTATCTTTTTGGCCCTTAAAACCCTTTCCGATTCCATGATTCCTTTGCGCGAAAGTGATTTAGCCAGGGATCTCCTTTTTCAGTTAAGCGAAAGCCCCATTTGGGGGGTTATTCTGGCGGCCATTTTAACCGCCATCATGCACAGCAGTGCGGCGGTCATCGGCATTGCCCTTGCCTTTGCGTCACAAGGGTTAATGCCCCTTTCATCTGCCATACCGATTATTTTAGGGGCCAATGTGGGAACCTGCGCAATGGCGTTGGTGGCTAGCATGGGGGGAAATACGGAAGCCAAGCGGGTTGCGGTGGCGCATACCCTGTTTAAAGTTTTAGGGGTTTTGGTGGTTTTTCCATTTATGGGTTTGTTTGAGCAGGGGGTGGTGTCAATCAGCGCTTCGGTTCCTCGGCAAATTGCAAATGCCCATACCCTTTTTAATATTGGGATTACCGCTCTTTTTCTTCCTTTTGCGACCCCGCTGGCCTTGCTGGTCACCCGGATGGTTCCGGAGCAACCCGATCTCAATCGTAAATTAAGACCCAAATACCTGGATCCCCATGTGTTGGATTCCCCCTCTATTGCCCTTGGATTGGCGACCCGGGAAGCCCTCCGAATGGCGGATGTGGTTCAAGAAATGATGAAAGATACCGTGAAAGTTTTTCAGGAGAATAATCAGGACTTATTGGAAGATATCGAGAAAAGGGATGATTGGGTTGACCTGCTGGACCGGGAGATCAAGCTTTATTTAACCAAGCTTTCCTCCAAATCCTTATCGGAAGATCAATCCGAGCGGGAGGTGGCGCTGCTTGCACTCATCAGTGATTTAGAAAATATTGGGGATATTATCGATAAAAACCTAATGGATATTGGAAAGAAGAAAATATATCAAGGATTGAAATTTTCTGAGCAGGGATTAAAAGAAATTGTGGAGTTTCATGGTATGGTTTCCCGAAATTTTGAACTTGCCCTTTCGGCGTTTGCGAGTCAAGATATGGAATTGGCCCAACGGGTGATCCAAGAAAAAGTTTCAATCAACCACCACGAAAGAGGTCTCCGCCAGGCTCATATCGAACGCCTTCACCAAGGGTTGCGAGAATCCATTGAAACCAGCGCGCTCCATTTAGATATTTTAACCAATTTGAAGCGGATCAATCACCATGTAACCAGTTTGGCCTATCCTATCGTAGAAAGTGTTTGA
- a CDS encoding NAD(P)H-dependent glycerol-3-phosphate dehydrogenase: MSQKTLSVIGGGSWGTALAHLLIEKGYVVRLWVFEKEVVRQILEKRENETFLPGIYLNPSLHVTNSLEEALEDSSLLVFSVPSHFARGVLSTLAPLLSQPVPIVSATKGIETDSLSLMTDVMKQTLPSSVHPYLAVLSGPSFAREVAQGSPTLVTLASENNSVAQELQGVFTTPCFRVYTSSDLVGVQIGGALKNVMAIAAGVADGLGLGFNSRAALITRGLLEITRLGTAMGGEQQTFYGLSGIGDLILTCTGELSRNRRVGFRLGEGVALQTILQEMHMVAEGVRTTQAAHRLAQKFQVRMPIVSQVHALLFEGKDPQKALRSLMEGPPGDETGAD; the protein is encoded by the coding sequence TTGTCCCAGAAAACCCTATCAGTAATTGGAGGAGGAAGTTGGGGAACCGCTTTAGCCCATCTCCTCATAGAGAAAGGATATGTGGTCCGCCTTTGGGTGTTCGAAAAAGAGGTGGTCCGACAAATTTTGGAAAAAAGGGAAAATGAAACCTTTCTTCCAGGAATTTATTTAAACCCTTCTCTTCATGTTACCAACTCATTGGAGGAAGCCCTGGAGGATTCCTCCCTTCTTGTTTTTTCAGTTCCCTCTCATTTTGCAAGGGGTGTTCTCTCTACCCTTGCCCCGCTTCTTTCTCAACCGGTTCCCATTGTCAGTGCGACCAAGGGAATTGAAACGGATAGCCTGTCTCTCATGACCGATGTGATGAAACAGACGCTTCCCTCTTCGGTCCACCCGTATCTTGCTGTCCTTTCCGGACCCAGTTTTGCGCGGGAAGTCGCCCAGGGTTCACCCACTTTAGTCACATTAGCCTCAGAAAATAATTCGGTGGCCCAAGAACTCCAAGGGGTTTTTACCACTCCCTGTTTTCGAGTCTACACCAGCAGTGATCTGGTTGGCGTGCAAATCGGAGGGGCGCTCAAAAACGTGATGGCCATTGCGGCGGGTGTTGCAGACGGATTGGGATTGGGTTTTAACAGCCGTGCGGCATTAATTACAAGGGGGCTTCTTGAAATCACGCGGTTGGGAACAGCCATGGGGGGGGAGCAACAGACCTTTTACGGCCTATCGGGAATCGGGGATCTCATATTAACCTGTACCGGTGAGCTCAGCCGAAATCGGCGGGTGGGTTTTCGGTTGGGTGAAGGGGTTGCTTTACAAACGATTCTTCAGGAAATGCATATGGTGGCCGAGGGGGTCCGAACCACCCAGGCCGCCCATCGGTTAGCCCAAAAGTTCCAGGTCCGCATGCCTATTGTTTCCCAGGTTCACGCTCTTCTTTTCGAGGGAAAAGATCCTCAAAAAGCTTTGCGTAGTCTCATGGAGGGGCCTCCAGGGGATGAAACGGGGGCGGATTGA
- a CDS encoding prepilin peptidase, translating into MNDMVLTFLVGAIIGSFLNVCIYRLPRKESIVFPVSHCPNCQTPIPFYHNIPILSFLLLRGKCVSCQKPIHWRYPLVELINAFGYIYIFSVFGMGWISATYALLFSTLLVVTFIDLEHKIIPDSITLPGMGLGLLAASTVLPPGFIDSLIGLLLGGGFFYLIAVVSRGGMGGGDIKLIAMIGAFLGWQNVLMTIFVGALAGSVVGIFLMIFRGKGRKYAVPFGPFLALGAVVSLLWNQEILNWYLLLLRS; encoded by the coding sequence ATGAATGATATGGTCTTGACATTCCTGGTGGGAGCCATTATTGGAAGCTTCCTCAATGTCTGTATTTACCGGCTTCCCCGGAAGGAATCCATCGTTTTCCCCGTATCCCATTGCCCTAATTGCCAAACTCCCATTCCCTTTTATCATAATATTCCCATTCTAAGTTTCCTGTTGCTTCGGGGAAAATGCGTGTCGTGTCAAAAACCCATTCACTGGCGATACCCGCTTGTAGAGTTGATCAATGCGTTTGGGTATATTTATATTTTCTCCGTTTTCGGAATGGGATGGATCAGTGCCACCTACGCGCTCCTCTTCTCTACACTATTGGTCGTTACCTTTATTGATTTGGAGCATAAAATCATTCCGGATTCCATTACCCTTCCCGGAATGGGCCTTGGCCTGCTGGCAGCTTCCACAGTTTTACCCCCGGGGTTTATCGATTCTCTCATCGGTCTCTTATTGGGAGGAGGGTTTTTTTATCTCATCGCGGTGGTCAGCAGGGGTGGAATGGGGGGAGGGGATATTAAACTCATTGCGATGATTGGAGCCTTCCTTGGATGGCAAAATGTACTGATGACCATTTTTGTTGGGGCTTTGGCGGGCTCCGTTGTAGGAATCTTTTTAATGATCTTCAGGGGAAAGGGAAGAAAATACGCAGTCCCATTTGGTCCATTTCTTGCTCTCGGAGCGGTGGTTTCCCTTCTATGGAACCAGGAAATCCTGAATTGGTACCTTTTGCTGCTCCGATCCTAA
- a CDS encoding ATP-binding protein, with product MSFRKKGQSNSWPLVRHPLFEKGEITIATQLKLVFFVLLSFLVLLSFHLWTNLKDQSKILQQVEQDRLNQASLLLLREIHQHSLEGKTLAPVLKQWVAQFSVDRLTVLDSQGNDIAQVSNFSDPTTPRSYLSAEDRAQVLKGYSLTLHTEGNGHWNMYLPIRKGEDPVSGILQIENQETRFRVPDSSTATSLLLKLFGVAGATVLGYSFIRTGVLSWRKQRQSPEDIILPNEIKKEIHFKRDQNDFVLDTFQSVVHELKEKEQELERLRNAAEEKVRDIESYNENILRSVSSGVITFNPNREITTFNSAAEKILGIPSDQMVGFSCEGAFGPNSPVYQLLERALKDEQPTARQEFEMQWPDQRKIWVGVSTSLLRDQRERIIGATCVFTDLTEIRRLQEQVELKKRLTVLGEMSAGIAHEFRNFMGTILGFAKLLSKQVDPHDPMQSMIDAIIQELRAMEHLISELLNFSKNTDINCQALALKPFLENVMNKVPKREDEKPWEIVMEIPENLPPIYGDEILLRQAFSNLANNGIDAMENGGVLRVAAYLIPHSTVEITIQDSGKGIPPEDLEKIFLPFFTTKEKGTGMGLALVHKIILSHNGRIEAKSEEGKGSTFHIYIPTWGTLSETCGDRKKGEECGG from the coding sequence ATGAGCTTTAGAAAAAAAGGACAATCAAATAGTTGGCCTTTGGTGCGTCACCCCCTTTTTGAAAAAGGTGAGATCACCATCGCCACACAGCTGAAGCTCGTGTTTTTTGTTCTTCTTTCCTTTTTGGTTTTACTGAGCTTCCACCTTTGGACCAATCTCAAAGACCAATCCAAAATACTGCAGCAGGTGGAACAGGATAGGTTAAACCAAGCCAGTCTCCTGCTTCTCCGTGAGATCCATCAACATTCCTTGGAGGGAAAGACCTTGGCCCCCGTCCTTAAACAATGGGTCGCTCAATTTAGTGTGGACCGATTAACGGTTTTGGATTCCCAGGGGAATGACATCGCCCAAGTCTCCAATTTCTCAGATCCCACAACACCCAGATCTTATCTATCAGCGGAGGACCGAGCCCAAGTCCTGAAGGGCTATTCTTTAACCCTTCACACGGAAGGAAATGGCCATTGGAACATGTACCTCCCCATTCGAAAAGGAGAGGACCCGGTTTCCGGAATTTTGCAAATCGAAAATCAGGAAACACGTTTTAGGGTTCCAGACAGTTCAACCGCTACCTCTCTTCTCTTAAAACTCTTCGGGGTTGCAGGAGCCACTGTTTTAGGATATTCCTTTATTCGAACGGGGGTCCTGTCCTGGCGGAAACAACGTCAATCCCCAGAGGATATCATTCTACCCAACGAAATTAAAAAAGAAATTCATTTTAAACGGGACCAGAACGATTTTGTACTGGATACGTTCCAAAGTGTGGTCCATGAACTCAAAGAAAAAGAACAGGAACTAGAGCGCCTTCGAAACGCCGCTGAAGAAAAAGTACGGGATATCGAGAGCTATAACGAAAATATCTTAAGATCCGTATCCAGCGGGGTCATTACCTTTAACCCGAACCGTGAAATCACCACCTTCAATTCGGCCGCAGAGAAAATCCTTGGAATTCCATCTGACCAAATGGTGGGATTTTCATGTGAAGGTGCGTTTGGGCCCAACAGTCCGGTCTATCAACTTTTGGAACGGGCACTGAAGGATGAACAGCCCACGGCCCGGCAAGAGTTCGAAATGCAGTGGCCCGATCAGCGAAAAATTTGGGTGGGGGTGAGCACCTCATTATTGCGGGATCAACGGGAAAGGATCATTGGTGCGACCTGCGTATTTACGGACCTTACCGAAATTCGTCGTCTTCAGGAACAGGTTGAATTAAAAAAGCGGCTAACCGTATTAGGGGAAATGTCAGCGGGTATTGCCCATGAGTTTCGGAATTTTATGGGAACCATTCTGGGTTTTGCCAAGCTTCTCTCCAAACAGGTAGACCCTCACGATCCCATGCAAAGTATGATTGACGCCATTATTCAAGAGCTTCGTGCCATGGAGCATTTAATTTCAGAATTACTAAATTTCAGTAAAAATACCGACATCAACTGCCAAGCCTTGGCCTTGAAACCGTTTCTGGAAAACGTGATGAACAAAGTCCCAAAAAGGGAGGATGAAAAACCATGGGAGATTGTCATGGAAATTCCCGAAAATCTTCCCCCCATTTATGGGGATGAAATTCTCCTCCGACAGGCATTCTCCAATTTAGCGAATAACGGGATAGACGCAATGGAAAATGGTGGAGTCCTTCGCGTCGCCGCTTACCTGATTCCACACTCCACCGTTGAAATTACCATTCAGGATTCCGGCAAAGGGATACCCCCAGAGGATCTAGAAAAAATATTTCTCCCTTTCTTTACCACCAAGGAAAAGGGAACGGGAATGGGTTTGGCTTTGGTCCATAAAATTATCCTTTCCCATAATGGGAGAATTGAAGCCAAAAGTGAGGAGGGAAAAGGGTCAACATTTCATATTTACATCCCCACATGGGGAACCCTTTCTGAAACCTGCGGCGATAGGAAAAAAGGTGAGGAGTGCGGGGGCTAA